In the genome of Gloeotrichia echinulata CP02, one region contains:
- a CDS encoding SDR family oxidoreductase — translation MKILVTGTEGYLGSLLPSLLIERGNEVIGVDTGFYKVGWLFNGTDVTAKTLNKDIRHITAKDLQGIEAVVHMAELSNDPTGQLSPNITYEINHQGSVRLAKLAKEAGVRRFVYMSSCSVYGVASDADVTEESPVNPQTAYAECKTLVERDVKLLADDDFSPTFMRNATAFGASPRMRFDIVLNNLAGLAWTTKEIKMTSDGTPWRPLVHALDICKAIVCAIEAPRDIVHNQIFNVGDTANNYRVKEIAEIIAHVFTGCQLSFGDNGADNRSYRVSFEKINTILPGFKCDWNAQLGAQQLFDLFSQIDMTEDTFLFRGFTRLKQLEYLIRTEQIDKDFFWKKR, via the coding sequence ATGAAAATATTAGTAACTGGCACAGAAGGTTATCTGGGTTCATTATTACCTTCTTTGTTAATTGAACGGGGAAATGAAGTTATTGGTGTAGATACTGGCTTCTATAAAGTTGGTTGGCTATTCAACGGTACTGATGTGACAGCCAAAACCCTCAATAAAGACATCCGTCACATCACCGCTAAAGATTTGCAAGGTATTGAAGCAGTTGTTCACATGGCGGAACTCTCCAACGACCCGACCGGACAATTATCACCCAATATCACCTACGAAATCAATCATCAAGGTTCAGTACGCCTAGCCAAACTAGCTAAAGAAGCGGGTGTACGTCGCTTTGTATATATGTCTTCCTGTAGTGTCTATGGTGTCGCTAGTGATGCTGATGTCACAGAAGAATCACCGGTGAACCCGCAAACAGCCTATGCTGAATGCAAAACCTTGGTAGAACGAGATGTCAAACTATTAGCTGATGATGATTTTTCTCCTACCTTTATGCGGAACGCCACTGCTTTTGGTGCTTCTCCGAGGATGCGATTTGATATTGTTTTAAACAACTTAGCAGGCTTGGCTTGGACTACCAAAGAAATCAAAATGACTAGTGACGGTACACCTTGGCGGCCATTAGTCCACGCACTGGATATATGCAAAGCAATTGTCTGCGCGATTGAAGCTCCTCGTGATATTGTACACAATCAAATCTTTAACGTGGGAGATACGGCAAACAACTATCGAGTCAAAGAAATTGCTGAAATAATAGCTCATGTTTTTACAGGTTGTCAATTATCCTTTGGAGATAATGGTGCAGACAATCGCAGTTATCGGGTATCGTTTGAAAAAATCAACACAATCTTACCAGGATTTAAGTGTGATTGGAATGCTCAGTTAGGTGCCCAACAGTTATTTGATTTATTCAGTCAAATTGATATGACTGAAGATACTTTCTTGTTTAGAGGCTTTACCCGCCTGAAGCAGTTAGAGTATCTGATTCGCACGGAGCAAATTGATAAAGATTTTTTCTGGAAAAAGCGCTAA